The following coding sequences lie in one Thalassoglobus polymorphus genomic window:
- a CDS encoding c-type cytochrome, producing the protein MPSTLKFSLSFMLLCCFVGCQSRTEQPDFVSSEEVENLPPELKPEVRKVLREYAGSFEQPVLLMNDGAVSKAQLKLGQAVYQKRCVQCHGVSGDGNGPVASSMYPRPRDYRKGVYKFTSTPYGSKPVRSDLIRTVTNGVRGTSMPSFKMLPPEEIEAVVDYVLALTHRGELELQIAVLADFEEEVDLELVEEESIPLLKRLWERAAGSQVVPMSPQPVFTQEHIDRGREAFLTKGCSKCHGEDGRGQTPDNLAGNLKDIWGNVTRAADLTGGMLRGGQRPIDVYRRIFSGINGTPMPGFGNAFKQEPETMWDLTAYVLHVTNSRRMGVSHLPGQGSPYIPVTEETDDATD; encoded by the coding sequence GTGCCGAGTACTTTAAAGTTCAGTCTCTCGTTCATGCTGCTCTGTTGCTTTGTCGGATGTCAAAGTCGCACGGAGCAGCCCGATTTTGTATCGAGTGAAGAAGTCGAAAATCTTCCTCCTGAATTAAAACCGGAAGTCAGAAAGGTCTTGCGAGAGTATGCGGGCAGTTTTGAGCAGCCTGTGCTGTTGATGAATGATGGGGCAGTCTCAAAAGCCCAGCTGAAACTGGGGCAAGCCGTTTATCAAAAACGTTGTGTGCAATGTCACGGAGTGAGTGGCGATGGAAATGGCCCAGTCGCTTCGAGCATGTACCCTCGTCCGCGAGATTACCGAAAAGGTGTCTACAAATTTACATCGACACCCTATGGCTCCAAGCCTGTTCGCTCAGACCTGATTCGCACAGTGACCAATGGAGTCCGTGGGACGTCAATGCCGTCGTTCAAGATGTTGCCTCCCGAAGAAATTGAAGCAGTCGTCGACTACGTGTTAGCTTTGACTCACCGTGGGGAGTTGGAACTGCAGATTGCTGTCTTAGCTGATTTCGAGGAAGAAGTTGATCTGGAACTCGTTGAAGAAGAATCGATCCCTCTACTCAAACGACTTTGGGAGCGAGCAGCCGGAAGTCAGGTGGTCCCAATGAGCCCGCAACCTGTCTTCACACAAGAACACATCGATCGCGGACGAGAAGCCTTTTTGACTAAAGGGTGCTCAAAGTGTCATGGCGAAGATGGTCGCGGACAAACGCCTGACAATCTAGCCGGAAATCTTAAGGATATCTGGGGGAACGTGACACGGGCTGCAGACCTGACGGGAGGAATGCTACGGGGCGGGCAACGCCCCATCGACGTCTATCGACGAATTTTCTCCGGGATCAACGGAACACCAATGCCGGGATTCGGAAATGCGTTTAAGCAAGAACCAGAAACAATGTGGGATCTGACTGCGTACGTACTTCATGTTACCAATTCGCGACGCATGGGGGTAAGTCATTTACCAGGGCAGGGCTCTCCCTATATTCCTGTCACAGAAGAAACTGATGACGCCACAGATTAA
- a CDS encoding heavy metal translocating P-type ATPase, which translates to MHSTTRPDRLCDYCGLPVGKTLGVREEAVASYCCTGCRFAHAITSDTGEEGSNRWMLTKLGIAIFFSMNVMVLTLALWAYDGSRLGDAPRIAEALSDLFRFACLLLTFPVLVLLGRPLLEQALDDLSQFRFSTDLLVLSGVLASFVYSTISVWRGEGDIYFEVGCMILVFVTLGRWLEATGKLRSTASLDQLQQLLPEEVLILQSDMSRRRVPREEIRIGDKIIVRSGERFPIDGVIIEGQTTIDEQLITGESWPVERSLNDRVIGGTIALDGEVIVRVDVTQNGTVLQRLVEAVKAARLEKSDTQRLADRITQFFIPATLLLAIGTFAFHAIASSIMTGVLTALSVILIACPCGLGLATPMTLWAAVGVAARRGIAFNSTQVLESLANIKAIRFDKTGTLTTGTPVVKSLITDGETSTRQIDQRAKQLAQSSNHVFSRAILDSIKEDVSLLDIRPTSQAGKGVYGTVSGEFKPTALGSLPLMRDLDIECPPRLERALEQAQREGHPVVSIGWASLVRGLFIFEEQSRAGVTEMFAKCREFGLDLGILTGDSSDAAKRFATTAGVPALSGLSPRQKQIEIQKIQREIGPVALVGDGMNDVVALSAADVGLCLGCGADVSRDAADICLVGDDLSQIPWLVELSQQTMKTIRTNLTWVFAYNGIGMTIAVTGMLHPAVAAALMVVSSVFVITNSLRLQARYSDPGDQVDVSPGAKFHSNQPQASDQTQRQSTSVRSRPTESFSESSLHTQSINQPALAISSAKSPNE; encoded by the coding sequence ATGCACTCGACAACGCGTCCCGACCGACTCTGCGATTATTGTGGACTCCCTGTTGGCAAAACTCTTGGAGTTCGCGAAGAGGCTGTCGCTTCGTATTGCTGCACGGGTTGCCGCTTCGCACACGCAATTACCAGCGACACAGGTGAAGAGGGCAGTAACCGCTGGATGCTCACGAAACTTGGAATCGCCATCTTCTTCAGCATGAACGTGATGGTGCTGACCCTCGCTTTGTGGGCGTATGACGGAAGTCGGTTGGGTGATGCGCCTCGCATTGCCGAGGCGTTGTCAGACCTCTTTCGTTTTGCCTGCTTGTTGCTGACATTTCCCGTTCTCGTATTGCTGGGGCGACCTTTGCTCGAGCAAGCACTCGACGACCTTTCACAATTTCGCTTTTCAACCGATCTACTCGTCCTGAGTGGTGTCCTGGCTTCCTTTGTCTATTCAACGATATCGGTTTGGCGAGGCGAGGGAGATATCTACTTCGAAGTCGGCTGTATGATTCTCGTCTTCGTGACACTCGGTCGATGGCTGGAGGCAACCGGAAAACTTCGGTCGACTGCCTCTCTTGATCAACTGCAACAGCTACTCCCCGAGGAAGTCTTGATCTTGCAAAGCGATATGTCTCGTCGCCGAGTTCCTCGCGAAGAAATACGAATCGGTGACAAGATCATCGTTCGATCGGGAGAGCGATTTCCGATTGATGGAGTCATCATTGAAGGTCAAACTACGATCGACGAGCAGCTAATCACCGGAGAAAGCTGGCCGGTGGAAAGGTCTCTAAACGACCGTGTTATCGGTGGCACAATCGCTTTAGATGGTGAAGTGATTGTGCGTGTTGATGTCACACAGAATGGAACAGTCTTGCAGCGACTGGTCGAGGCCGTCAAAGCTGCCCGTCTTGAAAAAAGCGATACGCAACGCCTGGCTGACCGCATCACGCAGTTCTTCATCCCAGCGACACTGCTCTTGGCGATAGGGACATTTGCCTTCCATGCCATTGCAAGTTCTATCATGACAGGAGTTTTAACAGCCTTGTCGGTGATTCTCATCGCATGCCCTTGCGGCCTGGGACTGGCGACACCCATGACTCTGTGGGCAGCCGTTGGAGTTGCTGCCCGACGTGGCATTGCATTCAATTCGACGCAGGTACTTGAATCGCTGGCGAATATCAAAGCGATACGATTCGACAAAACTGGAACATTGACGACGGGAACCCCGGTCGTGAAGTCGCTGATCACTGATGGCGAGACATCGACTCGCCAAATCGATCAACGCGCGAAGCAACTTGCTCAGTCCTCGAATCATGTCTTCAGCCGGGCAATTCTCGATTCGATAAAAGAGGATGTCTCACTGCTGGATATCCGCCCAACAAGCCAAGCCGGGAAGGGAGTCTACGGAACGGTTTCCGGTGAATTCAAACCGACGGCACTCGGAAGTCTTCCTCTGATGCGCGATCTTGATATCGAGTGTCCGCCAAGATTGGAACGGGCACTTGAGCAAGCTCAAAGGGAAGGGCATCCAGTCGTCTCGATCGGATGGGCAAGCCTCGTTCGTGGACTTTTCATTTTTGAGGAACAATCACGAGCAGGGGTGACGGAAATGTTTGCCAAGTGTCGTGAATTCGGATTGGACCTCGGGATTTTGACCGGCGATTCTTCTGACGCAGCCAAGCGTTTCGCCACAACTGCGGGCGTGCCCGCGCTTTCCGGACTCTCACCACGTCAGAAGCAGATCGAGATTCAGAAAATCCAGCGTGAGATTGGCCCTGTCGCACTCGTCGGTGATGGGATGAACGATGTCGTTGCATTATCCGCTGCGGATGTCGGACTCTGCTTAGGTTGTGGTGCTGACGTCAGTCGCGATGCCGCAGACATCTGTCTCGTCGGTGACGATCTTTCCCAGATCCCCTGGCTGGTCGAGCTTTCTCAGCAGACGATGAAAACGATTCGGACCAACTTAACGTGGGTCTTCGCATATAACGGAATAGGGATGACGATCGCGGTAACGGGGATGCTCCACCCGGCAGTTGCCGCCGCCCTGATGGTTGTCAGTAGTGTTTTTGTCATCACAAATTCACTTCGCCTTCAAGCACGGTATTCTGACCCCGGCGATCAAGTCGATGTCTCGCCTGGTGCGAAATTTCATTCGAATCAGCCACAGGCAAGTGATCAGACGCAACGACAATCAACGTCAGTCAGATCCAGGCCGACCGAAAGCTTCAGCGAGAGCAGTCTGCACACTCAATCGATAAACCAACCAGCCTTGGCCATCAGTTCTGCCAAGTCCCCCAACGAATGA
- a CDS encoding cbb3-type cytochrome c oxidase subunit I: MSDAALVADQANAGTDETTPIPPHAELVDERLVLWYFVASLACLFVSLSGGFLMAFQLIRQNPLDGIELLSPGRWRMLHTNVIAYGFLANAFLGMLHWVVPRLTLRPVLDKRLSLFIFAAWQVVVLGTCIGLVLGHAQGVEWGETPVWIDPLALIGLFLVAVNFMTPIMKQKGPMYVSLWYFTAAFIWTFLTYAMGNFVPQYFVSGTSAGAVGGLFIHDLVGLFVTPLGWGMMYYFVPILLQKPIWSHGLSLVGFWGLAFFYPLQGIHHFLYTPIPMFLQYGAVISTIAVELVVTTVVINFFGTLWGDGKQFWENIPIRWFYTGMVYYFMTCFQCALQVTMTFQQLIHFTDWVVGHAHLVMFGVFSMWLLGVMTYLFPRLLKTDWYSRSLCEWHYWLSAVGLLVMAGDLTLAGLFQGWSWMGLVTWDHSYEISQPFWITRLFAGLTILSGQLCFLWNLYKTWQMSPGTTPATQVELATAT, translated from the coding sequence ATGAGTGATGCAGCCCTGGTCGCCGATCAAGCGAACGCTGGCACTGACGAGACAACTCCTATTCCACCTCATGCGGAACTTGTCGACGAACGTCTCGTTCTGTGGTATTTCGTCGCTTCGCTGGCGTGCTTATTCGTCTCACTGAGCGGAGGTTTTCTCATGGCGTTTCAATTGATTCGCCAAAATCCTCTCGATGGAATCGAACTGCTGTCTCCGGGACGCTGGCGAATGTTGCATACAAACGTCATTGCGTACGGTTTTCTGGCAAACGCATTTCTGGGGATGTTACATTGGGTTGTCCCGCGTCTCACCCTACGACCTGTTCTCGACAAACGGCTTTCGCTATTTATTTTTGCTGCCTGGCAAGTTGTTGTCCTCGGAACTTGCATTGGATTGGTTCTCGGACATGCACAAGGGGTTGAATGGGGCGAAACTCCTGTCTGGATTGATCCGCTAGCACTGATTGGCCTGTTTCTGGTCGCTGTGAATTTCATGACACCAATCATGAAACAGAAGGGGCCGATGTATGTCTCTTTGTGGTACTTCACCGCTGCATTCATTTGGACGTTTCTGACTTACGCGATGGGAAACTTCGTTCCGCAATACTTCGTCAGTGGGACCAGTGCCGGGGCTGTCGGTGGGTTGTTCATCCATGACCTTGTGGGATTGTTTGTGACTCCGCTGGGATGGGGAATGATGTATTACTTTGTGCCCATTCTGCTTCAGAAACCAATCTGGTCTCACGGACTTTCGCTCGTTGGATTTTGGGGACTGGCATTCTTCTATCCGCTTCAGGGAATTCACCACTTTCTCTATACGCCAATTCCGATGTTTCTTCAGTACGGAGCGGTCATTTCAACAATCGCCGTGGAACTCGTCGTGACCACAGTCGTGATCAACTTCTTTGGAACTCTGTGGGGCGACGGCAAGCAGTTCTGGGAAAACATTCCGATCCGATGGTTCTACACCGGAATGGTTTACTATTTCATGACCTGCTTTCAGTGTGCGTTACAGGTAACGATGACCTTTCAACAGCTCATTCACTTTACTGACTGGGTTGTAGGCCACGCTCACCTTGTGATGTTCGGAGTCTTCAGCATGTGGTTGTTGGGGGTAATGACGTACCTCTTCCCACGCTTGCTAAAAACAGACTGGTACAGCCGGTCGCTCTGTGAATGGCACTACTGGTTGTCTGCAGTCGGCTTGCTGGTCATGGCCGGAGATCTCACTCTCGCTGGCTTATTCCAAGGTTGGTCCTGGATGGGATTGGTCACTTGGGATCACTCATATGAAATTTCGCAACCGTTCTGGATCACTCGCCTGTTCGCTGGTCTCACAATACTTTCTGGGCAGCTTTGCTTCTTGTGGAATCTCTACAAGACATGGCAGATGTCACCAGGAACGACTCCCGCAACTCAGGTAGAGCTGGCAACTGCAACGTAA
- a CDS encoding cbb3-type cytochrome c oxidase subunit II — MFESKSGIFFIAGLLFFAFAFLSNAVVPMLMYRDLPEQTVEEVINPNIRYQFEDLAQRYPDQFKEHFGSPPEDPVQADAWYNEKCAEALRLGRQIYIGEACWHCHSQFVRPVSNESQRWGPVSESHEYQNELQRPVMFGTRRVGPDLSREGGRRSNDWHAVHFFKPNDLSEGSPMPSYPWFFDGSPDKPNKRGLALIAYVQWLGSWLESYPYYEAYDESPIAKLEQLEKQTAEQAEGEATDD, encoded by the coding sequence ATGTTTGAATCCAAGTCTGGAATCTTTTTTATTGCCGGCCTGTTATTCTTTGCATTCGCATTTTTGTCGAACGCAGTGGTGCCGATGCTCATGTATCGGGATTTGCCAGAACAGACTGTCGAAGAAGTAATTAATCCAAACATTCGATATCAGTTCGAAGACCTCGCACAGAGATATCCCGATCAGTTTAAAGAGCATTTCGGCTCGCCTCCTGAAGATCCGGTTCAGGCGGATGCCTGGTATAATGAGAAATGTGCAGAGGCTCTCCGACTGGGACGACAAATCTATATCGGCGAAGCTTGTTGGCATTGTCACAGCCAGTTTGTGCGTCCCGTCTCAAACGAAAGCCAGCGTTGGGGGCCAGTCTCAGAGTCACATGAATACCAGAACGAGTTGCAACGCCCCGTGATGTTTGGGACACGTCGAGTCGGACCGGATCTGAGCCGTGAAGGTGGCCGACGTTCGAATGACTGGCACGCGGTTCATTTCTTCAAGCCGAACGATCTCAGCGAAGGCTCACCGATGCCGTCGTATCCTTGGTTCTTCGATGGCTCACCAGACAAACCTAATAAACGCGGTCTTGCTCTGATCGCTTATGTTCAATGGCTCGGTTCGTGGCTGGAGAGTTACCCGTACTACGAAGCTTACGACGAATCACCAATCGCGAAATTGGAGCAACTCGAAAAACAAACAGCTGAACAAGCTGAAGGAGAAGCGACCGATGACTAA